A single region of the Plutella xylostella chromosome 26, ilPluXylo3.1, whole genome shotgun sequence genome encodes:
- the LOC105396523 gene encoding ER membrane protein complex subunit 6, whose product MSVINKSKDNKPEPVAYSEAALRNNASVVEYCRTSMAALSGSTAGVLGLTGLYGFAFYVFAVVILWIMFMVRAGPNWHKYYVSRQSLLTNGFFGALFTYVLFWTFIYGMVHVY is encoded by the exons ATGTCtgttattaataaatcaaaagACAATAAACCTGAGCCAGTCGCTTACAGTGAGGCGGCTTTGAGAAATAATGCTTCGGTTGTCGAATATTGTAGAACATCCATGGCTGCATTGTCGGGCTCCACAGCAG GTGTCCTAGGCCTGACAGGCCTATATGGGTTTGCATTCTATGTATTTGCTGTGGTGATCCTGTGGATCATGTTCATGGTGAGGGCGGGACCAAACTGGCAcaaatactatgtttctagACAGAGCCTTTTGACCAACGGCTTCTTTGGAGCTCTGTTCACCTATGTTCTGTTCTGGACATTCATATATGGAATGGTACATGTGTATTAG